The Arabidopsis thaliana chromosome 5, partial sequence genomic interval TCTCCTAATTGCAATCATTGGTTCGTCCGCAATAAGATCTGTATCTCCTGCTATACAACAGTGGACAATTTCGAAGGCAGATCTTTTGATTATCTCTACAAAGGGATGCAGATGAGTAACGAAGCTTTAGGTTTTACAAAAGGGCTCATCTCTCAAACCTCTTGGCTTGAAGACAAGAAGCTTCACTTAGTACTTGACTTGGACCAGACGCTTATTCACACCATTAAAACTTCACTGCTTTATGAATCTGAAAAGTATATAATAGAGGAAGTTGAATCGAGGAAAGATATAAAGAGATTCAACACTGGCTTTCCTGAAGAATCTTTGATAAAGTTGAGACCTTTTGTTCACCAGTTTCTGAAAGAATGTAATGAGATGTTCTCTATGTACGTTTACACAAAGGGTGGTTATGACTATGCTCGGCTCGTGTTGGAGATGATTGATCCGGACAAGTTTTACTTTGGCAATCGGGTTATAACGAGAAGAGAGAGTCCTGGTTTTAAGACGCTTGATCTTGTGTTGGCTGATGAACGTGGGATTGTGATTGTTGATGATACCAGTAGTGTTTGGCCTCATGACAAGAAAAACTTGCTGCAGATTGCTAGGTACAAGTATTTTGGAGACAagtcttgtttgttttcagaagataagaagaagatagatgaGAGTGATGAGAAAGGACCATTGAATACTGCTTTGAGATTCCTCAAGGATGTTCACGAAGAATTCTTCTATGACTGGTCGAAGAAAGACTTGGATTCAGTGGATGTGAGGCCGTTGCTAAAGGAGATTTCTTTGAGATGGAAGCGTAAAGCAGACGGTGTGGTTTGAAGTTAAAGTgttgattcattttttatgtttctgcgtgtgttttttttctttcttacggcctgtgttttgtttattatattagATCTTGATGGTAGTTATTGGTAATGGAGGTACTTTATGCGTTTCATAATGTGATGAGATgtgacttttgagttttgattcaGTTTCAATCTATAATATAATGTTTCATTGAAGATGTATTGAGGTTCTTATGGGTGGTACTTACAGAAAACTAGTCACATTAAGGATGTTTCTGGTTCTAACAACATTTAGTGAGACAAGAAACATATAACGAgatgaaaacttgaaattgaAAGGTGATTACGCAGCTCCTAGCTCACTCGACTTCCAAAAAGACAAAGATCGAGTTTGTGTTGTTGTATCCTTGATACCATGATTAATGATGTTTGTGTTTCCCTCGATGAATGTGACCTGAAACATCTCTGATTTGGAAACACTCCTTTGTTCTGTAACAATAACAGTAAGAGTAACAGTAACAGACgagtaaaaaacaaagatggaTAGTCTTCTTATAGGCGTGAAACAGGCTTAGCAACAACTTTCTCTTGCAGGTTATTTCTTTCCATAAGGATCTCAATTATCAGCAAAAGCTTTGTAGTACATGCAGATTCAATTCAGTAGGTTTAAAGTGCTTACGTTGTAACCATGTTGTCTTAATTGAGTGAACAATATATTCATCTATTGTTCTATGCATCACTTATATGGTATCGAACCTTTTTTTGTATGAGAAGATGAGGGTTTGTGTCAGTCGTATTGTAGCAAACAAGaataagaaacataaactagatggaaaaagaacaaagaagaataattaAGACTCATGCTCAAGAACTAGACCTTTTCCATTTTGGATCAAAGATATTACACCCAATGGCGGCTCCAGAGTCCAGATCGGATAAAGGTAATTAGGATATCGAATCATGGTACTATCCGAAGTGTACTCTAAAATGTTATTGGGTTTgacaaaacacacaataaaTGGGCCTTTTGGGCCTGACGAGATTTGAcatagagaagaacaaaatggCCCATTACATcactaaatatttatttcaattacTTTTATGAGTTTATCTAGAATGTTCTGATTATTCGGATTGGGTAACGGGCTGGGTGACCCGACAATAAATGCACGCAGAGACCAACGCAACGGTACACAGTACAGTACACAACAAATCGGATTAAAGAACAATAAATCGAATAAAACAGTGTGTGTCCTTCGTCTCAAGCAGTCGCTCTCCAGGGtatatcttctctctctctcgtcaCCTATTTCGACGATTCTCACTTTTACTTCACAAAGTTTCCGTCTTTTtcatacccaaaaaaaagaaaaaagtttccGTCTTTAGTTCGTGCCGTTTCATATACCCGTCAAGGTTTTGCATTTCATCACTGTAATGTGTTTTCTCTCCTTCTGTCTTTGTTTTAGAAACTTGTAGTTATCTATAAATGGCGATCGAAAGCTTTGACCTttacttgtttgttttggttgaaaTATCTATCACAGGGTTTCACTTAAAATGGAGGATGATAATGAGAAAGTGAAAGGTTCGAGTAAAAAGAGGTTGAGAAAACCTAAAAGCTTGGAATTTGTTGGATGGGGTTCGAGAAATCTCATTGAGTTTCTTGAATCACTTGGTAGAGATACCACCAACAAGATATCAGAGAATGATGTTACAGCGATTATAATGAACTATATCCGCGAGAAGAGCCGTGAAACTcctttgaagagcaagaagaggagaaagacAGTAGCTTGTGATGAGAAGTTGCGTTTGCTTTTCGGTGCTGGGAAGATAAATGTAATCAAAGTCCCTGATTTGGTAGAGAAGCATTATGTAGAGAATCAGGAGGAAGACTTATTCTATGATGATCTCTACGCTTCAGAGGATGATAAACAACAGAGATTGTCTCTATCAGATAAGGTGGCTAAACAGACGAAACAGGTTGTGTCAAAGCCTAGAGGGACTTTTGCTGCAATAGTGCGTGATACTGTTAAGCTTCTGTATTTGAGAAAGAGTTTAGTCCAGGAACTAGCAAAGACTCCTGAAACTTTTGAGAGCAAAGTGGTGAGGACTTTTGTGAGGATCAAGAATCCTTGTCAGCTTGTTCATGTAACCGGTAAGCTTTAGCTGAATCCTGGTTCGAAAAAAACTAAGATTCTATAacttcttatattttttctgaGATTGAGCTTATTCATTTGTGACTTCTTTTGACTATCACTAACCACATCTCTTATTAACTAGGTGTGAAGGAAGGAGATCCGATTGATGGTAATCTTTTTCAGGTTACAAATTATTCGTATTATCTAAAAGATGTTACTACCTCTTCCCTATCAGATGATGATTTCTCTCAGGTAATATTCTTAGAACTATGTCTGTTCCACTTTTGTCTTCCTATCAGTGACAATCAAGGCAAAAAATTAGTCCTCAATGTTTCTTCTGAAGCTTACTAATATCCGtaatcttttttatatgatattgaATATTGCGCAAGATCTTTGTTTCCCCCTTAGAGCGTAAGTAGTTATCTGATATCTTATGCAGACAACGGCTAGTCACCACaacttttggttttagtttatatattgaGTGATTCTTGTTTATGATTTGTAATAGCTTCAAGTTAATTTTGGCAGGAGGAATGCGAAGAATTGCATCAGAGAATAAATAATGGCTTTGCTAAGAGACTTACAGTTGTAAGTTGCTTAGAGTATCTAGTGGTACCTTAGTTTGCTGCCTTGTTGTCTTTAGAGCTTTCTCTACtaatatttgtatttcttgACATTTACTCTTGCAAGTTGCTCCCATAGTCTGTTTATTCTAGTGCTTCTGATTTATTTCACTTCTCTCATCTAATCTACTCTAACCGTGGACAGGTTGATATGGAAGAAAAGGCTCGAAGTTTGCATGAAGATGTGACAAAACATGTATGTTGCTAACTTACTCTATTTTGACATGatatcaaatatcaaatcCTGGTTGTTATGTCAGATTGTGTATGAAGCTGCAAATTGTTATTCAGAAAAACTGATTTGCTAACTAACTCCAACTTTTACGAATGTTTTTTAGTGGATTGCAAGAGAACTTGTAGTGTTACAAAGGCTTATTAATCAGGCCAATGAAAAGGGATGGCGAAGAGAATATCCTTTAATAAAGCATtatcaatattaatatattgttttactTTGAAGAGTAACTAGTGAATATGAGAGACTCTTTctgttatatttttcttgacttCTTAGCTAATACACTATCCCAGTATCTGGAGAAGAGGGAGCTTCTTCAGAATCCGGATGAACAGAAGAGGCTAGTGGATGAAGTTCCAGAAATTGTTGCAGAAGAACTTGAACCTGAatgtgaagatgatgatgatgataggaCAATAGAAGATAGCCTCATTGTACCAAACCCTGAGGCTCATCAAAGTGACAAAGAGCAACGACAAAGAGATTTACCAGTTTCTTCTAGTGTCAAGAAAAGTCAAGAAAATTCCTTGCTTCTTAAGAATCCGGAAGAGCAGTTGAGGCTGCTGTGTGATGTTCCCGATGTTGTTGCAGAAAAACTTGAACCTGAGTTTGTAGATGATGATGGAAAACTAGTAAATGACGTACCGTACCAAACCCTGAAGCCTTCACTGAGGCGCATCAAAGTGATGAAGAAATACAACCAAGTGATTTACCAGATTCTAGTATCCAGAAAACTCTAGAAGACCAGCCAATATGGACTGCTTCTGCAGGTGCGTCCCATTCTTTGTAACTTCAATTCATCGATAGGACTTAAATTGGTTGGATTAATGAATCCTATTCGTCCTTGCCTTTGTCAAAGTGATGTTAGATGAATGTGTCCTTCATAGTTAACTAAGTGGTGTCCAAGAAGCGAGATATTGTGAACTTGATCTGGACccatatatttgtttgtgtaaatTCCAGGTAATAAAGATCTCCATGAAGATGTGTACGAGCCGCCAGCAAATGGCATAACACTGAACACGGACTCTATCACTGAAGGAGAAATGAATACCAAAGTCAGTCAGCATCAGTCAAGTACTCCAGTGATTGATCTCTCTAACAAAACTCAAGCACACTCAAATCCAATTGAGATTATTGAATTGagcgatgatgatgacgacgacgaAAAGGACAAAAACGATCAAGCTTACCAGAGTTATGATCCAAAGAAGGTGATGTGGTTCTATGAATACCCTAAAGGAAAAACACATGGACCATTCTCTCTCACAGATCTCAAAACGTGGAGTGACGAAGAGTACTTTGTTGGAGTTCCAGATTTCAAAGTATGGAAGACAGGAGAGAGTGCAGTGctactaaccaaacttctatCTCAGATCAAAACCTAATTGAAGAACTTGCAAAAAGCTTAGCATTAAGTCTGAAAAGTGtgcattttgtttatttctctAAAACGGTTGTTGCTGAATTTAGTGCACATAATGCAAAGATTCTGACTTTTGTTGTAAAAAAGTCTCCTCTTAAAATCCATGGAACATAATTATTAACATGAAGATTccttaaaattatttgaaaatcctAATTCTTTTGCATAAATAATAAGTGCagtatttatttaaattgaaGAAAGTGAAACATGTATAAAACCCAGAAGTCAGCACAACACTTACCAGTCcagaattaaaaaaactgattgagacagagagaagaaagattgcttgaagaagacgaagacaaaAGGAGGAAACTTTCTTCtcatttcaattaaaaaatccatttttttctctgggtttttctttctcatgtGATTGTGTAATTGATTCTTATCGTTTTCTCGCAATCATTACGGCTTCTTCTGAAATCAACACGCTCAATTTCCTTCCTTGGAAaattttggggttttggttttgttcctGTTTCATTCGTGTGAGATTTGATTACTTAAGCGCTCAGATGAAATCATGATAATTAAGAAGCACAAGAGAGAGGAAATTAGAGTCCTTTGGTCAATTTATTGGGGAACTTGATTGGGATTTAGTCAGCTTCAAAGTGAGGAGCTGAAGATGGAGAATGGCCATGAGGAAAGATTGGCGGAGAGATTTTCCGGATTGGGTTTCGaagattcttctcttttgccTGAGAACGAGTTTAAGAACGACAACTTGTTTCAGGTCATCAAAGCTGTTGAAGCAGCAGAAACCACCATCAAGGAGCAGGTCTGGTTCTCCGTCTGTGTCTCTATTTGAAATTGTTTCGATTCGTGGGGAAGTACTTCCTCTATCAATCCATTTCCAGGAGTTCTGTCTAAATTTCTGTATTGACATGTCTGCTTTATTAGAGAAGTAGTTGTGAAATGCAAGGTTTTATTAAGTCTGGTTgatgcataggggataattAAGTATCTGGAGTGTAGGATCTGTCTCTTGTTTGTTAGCATTTGCCAATGCAagatggtttttgtttgtcatcGAAGTATTTTAGGCATCTAAG includes:
- a CDS encoding Haloacid dehalogenase-like hydrolase (HAD) superfamily protein (Haloacid dehalogenase-like hydrolase (HAD) superfamily protein; FUNCTIONS IN: phosphoprotein phosphatase activity; INVOLVED IN: biological_process unknown; LOCATED IN: nucleus; CONTAINS InterPro DOMAIN/s: FCP1-like phosphatase, phosphatase domain (InterPro:IPR011947), NLI interacting factor (InterPro:IPR004274); BEST Arabidopsis thaliana protein match is: Haloacid dehalogenase-like hydrolase (HAD) superfamily protein (TAIR:AT2G02290.1); Has 1807 Blast hits to 1807 proteins in 277 species: Archae - 0; Bacteria - 0; Metazoa - 736; Fungi - 347; Plants - 385; Viruses - 0; Other Eukaryotes - 339 (source: NCBI BLink).), which translates into the protein MSLVENLFLEPQSKRRKINPETIESPSPNCNHWFVRNKICISCYTTVDNFEGRSFDYLYKGMQMSNEALGFTKGLISQTSWLEDKKLHLVLDLDQTLIHTIKTSLLYESEKYIIEEVESRKDIKRFNTGFPEESLIKLRPFVHQFLKECNEMFSMYVYTKGGYDYARLVLEMIDPDKFYFGNRVITRRESPGFKTLDLVLADERGIVIVDDTSSVWPHDKKNLLQIARYKYFGDKSCLFSEDKKKIDESDEKGPLNTALRFLKDVHEEFFYDWSKKDLDSVDVRPLLKEISLRWKRKADGVV
- a CDS encoding SWIB/MDM2, Plus-3 and GYF domain-containing protein (SWIB/MDM2 domain;Plus-3;GYF; FUNCTIONS IN: DNA binding; INVOLVED IN: histone modification, transcription initiation; LOCATED IN: nucleus; EXPRESSED IN: 12 plant structures; EXPRESSED DURING: 6 growth stages; CONTAINS InterPro DOMAIN/s: Plus-3 domain, subgroup (InterPro:IPR018144), SWIB/MDM2 domain (InterPro:IPR003121), Plus-3 (InterPro:IPR004343), GYF (InterPro:IPR003169); BEST Arabidopsis thaliana protein match is: SWIB/MDM2 domain;Plus-3;GYF (TAIR:AT5G08430.1); Has 628 Blast hits to 541 proteins in 110 species: Archae - 0; Bacteria - 43; Metazoa - 166; Fungi - 57; Plants - 154; Viruses - 1; Other Eukaryotes - 207 (source: NCBI BLink).), whose translation is MEDDNEKVKGSSKKRLRKPKSLEFVGWGSRNLIEFLESLGRDTTNKISENDVTAIIMNYIREKSRETPLKSKKRRKTVACDEKLRLLFGAGKINVIKVPDLVEKHYVENQEEDLFYDDLYASEDDKQQRLSLSDKVAKQTKQVVSKPRGTFAAIVRDTVKLLYLRKSLVQELAKTPETFESKVVRTFVRIKNPCQLVHVTGVKEGDPIDGNLFQVTNYSYYLKDVTTSSLSDDDFSQEECEELHQRINNGFAKRLTVVDMEEKARSLHEDYLEKRELLQNPDEQKRLVDEVPEIVAEELEPECEDDDDDRTIEDSLIVPNPEAHQSDKEQRQRDLPVSSSVKKSQENSLLLKNPEEQLRLLCDVPDVVAEKLEPEFVDDDGKLVNDVPYQTLKPSLRRIKVMKKYNQVIYQILVSRKL
- a CDS encoding SWIB/MDM2, Plus-3 and GYF domain-containing protein, producing the protein MEDDNEKVKGSSKKRLRKPKSLEFVGWGSRNLIEFLESLGRDTTNKISENDVTAIIMNYIREKSRETPLKSKKRRKTVACDEKLRLLFGAGKINVIKVPDLVEKHYVENQEEDLFYDDLYASEDDKQQRLSLSDKVAKQTKQVVSKPRGTFAAIVRDTVKLLYLRKSLVQELAKTPETFESKVVRTFVRIKNPCQLVHVTGVKEGDPIDGNLFQVTNYSYYLKDVTTSSLSDDDFSQEECEELHQRINNGFAKRLTVVDMEEKARSLHEDVTKHWIARELVVLQRLINQANEKGWRRELSQYLEKRELLQNPDEQKRLVDEVPEIVAEELEPECEDDDDDRTIEDSLIVPNPEAHQSDKEQRQRDLPVSSSVKKSQENSLLLKNPEEQLRLLCDVPDVVAEKLEPEFVDDDGKLVNDVPYQTLKPSLRRIKVMKKYNQVIYQILVSRKL